A single window of Dermochelys coriacea isolate rDerCor1 chromosome 2, rDerCor1.pri.v4, whole genome shotgun sequence DNA harbors:
- the LOC119850940 gene encoding 60S ribosomal protein L13a-like gives MAEFKVLVIDGRSHFLGHLAAMVAKQVLLGHKVVVARCEGINISRNFYCNKLKYLAFLRKQMNANPSCRPYRFRALSHIFWHTVRGMLPHKTKRGQAAQERLKVFDGILPPYNNRKWMVVPAALKVVRLKQTCKFAFLGCLAHEVGWKYQAITSTLKEKQKEKAKLHYNKKKQLMKLQKRVEKNVKGKITRYTDVLKQYGILI, from the coding sequence ATGGCAGAATTCAAGGTTCTGGTCATAGATGGACGCAGCCACtttttggggcacctggcagccATGGTGGCCAAGCAGGTTCTGCTGGGGCACAAGGTGGTGGTGGCGAGATGCGAGGGCATCAACATCTCCAGGAACTTCTACTGCAACAAACTGAAGTACCTGGCCTTTCTCCGCAAACAAATGAACGCTAACCCATCCTGCAGGCCCTACCGCTTCCGCGCCCTCAGCCACATCTTCTGGCACACGGTCCGAGGGATGCTGCCCCACAAGACCAAGCGAGGCCAGGCTGCCCAGGAGAGATTGAAGGTCTTTGATGGGATTCTGCCCCCATACAACAACAGGAAATGGATGGTGGTACCCGCTGCTCTGAAAGTCGTACGCCTGAAGCAGACATGCAAGTTTGCCTTCCTGGGGTGCCTGGCCCATGAGGTTGGCTGGAAGTACCAAGCCATCACCTCGACcctcaaggagaaacaaaaggagaaagCCAAGCTGCATTACAACAAGAAGAAGCAGCTGATGAAACTGCAGAAGCGGGTGGAGAAGAACGTGAAAGGCAAGATCACCAGATACACTGATGTGCTGAAGCAATACGGCATCTTGATCTGA